The following coding sequences are from one Thermaerobacter subterraneus DSM 13965 window:
- the recJ gene encoding single-stranded-DNA-specific exonuclease RecJ produces the protein MRVPLVGRRWQVRPADPAAAQRLARALGVTPLTARVLAARGWTDVAAARRLLDGHPLLHDPFLLTGMEAAVARIRTALARDEGILIVGDYDVDGVAAAALLYRGLQDFEPGARVQVYIPDRHGEGYGVPPGALEAAQAMGATLLITVDNGIAAHGPLGEAARRGLDVIVTDHHQPQGELPPALAVINPHRPDSRYPWRGLCGTGVVFKLLQALLGDEPASPVWWQLAALATVADVVPLQDENRTLVQRGLAELAAAPLPGLAALAEVAGLGDTRLDAHGVAFILAPRLNAAGRMGSAYQAWELLATDQRERARALALAVDQLNRLRRQQEDLALGQALQRLERGEGLYGDEVIALAHPGWHQGVLGIVASRLVDLFHRPALVGRQQAEWITGSGRSIAGFHLFRALASCAGLFARFGGHAQAAGFTLPAARWRELGERLAAEARRSLTPAQRVPVVEVDAVARPEELTVEAVRQLERLAPFGEGNPEPVIALADLPPAVARAVGGGEHLRLEWPGGWSAVAFGLGELARQLAQVPQVEVAVRPRVDAYRGNLRVDLRVQDLRPAEPARATWLAAELERRRRWTAELYPDRAALVQVYTALEEVARGREGLAVPTSGGWLLPAGPRALLDALAARLPRWPRHTLQAALEILREAGVLAPAGGGGPGRPPGGPAGGPPPALPPGAGPEAAAVAGGAWVLAPRGQKAFDLNRSPRYRTGTLRRQVLDRVAAALAAGRWGEAEEVLAQPLAVPLPLGYNELIRNANGQQGRINGPGAGSRDAPGGQEAPGGR, from the coding sequence GTGAGGGTTCCCCTGGTGGGCCGCCGCTGGCAGGTGCGCCCGGCCGATCCGGCCGCCGCCCAGCGGCTGGCCCGGGCCCTGGGGGTGACACCCCTGACGGCCCGCGTGCTGGCCGCCCGCGGCTGGACGGACGTGGCGGCGGCCCGCCGCCTGCTGGACGGCCACCCCCTGCTGCACGATCCCTTCCTGCTGACCGGCATGGAGGCGGCGGTGGCGCGGATCCGGACCGCCCTGGCCCGGGACGAGGGGATCCTGATCGTGGGCGACTACGACGTGGACGGGGTGGCGGCGGCGGCACTGCTCTACCGCGGCCTGCAGGATTTCGAACCCGGTGCCCGGGTCCAGGTCTACATCCCCGACCGGCACGGGGAGGGCTACGGCGTCCCGCCGGGCGCGCTGGAGGCCGCCCAGGCCATGGGCGCGACCCTGCTCATCACCGTGGACAACGGCATCGCGGCCCACGGGCCGCTGGGCGAGGCGGCGCGCCGGGGGCTGGACGTCATCGTCACCGATCACCACCAGCCGCAGGGGGAGTTGCCGCCGGCCCTGGCCGTGATCAACCCCCACCGTCCGGACAGCCGCTACCCCTGGCGCGGCCTCTGCGGCACCGGCGTGGTCTTCAAGCTGCTGCAGGCCCTGCTGGGGGACGAACCGGCTTCCCCCGTCTGGTGGCAGCTGGCCGCCCTGGCCACCGTGGCCGACGTGGTCCCCCTCCAGGACGAGAACCGCACCCTGGTGCAGCGGGGCCTGGCGGAGCTGGCCGCAGCGCCCCTGCCGGGGCTGGCGGCACTGGCGGAGGTGGCGGGCCTGGGGGACACGCGCCTCGACGCCCACGGGGTGGCCTTCATCCTGGCGCCGCGCCTCAACGCGGCCGGCCGCATGGGCTCCGCCTACCAGGCGTGGGAGCTGCTGGCCACCGACCAGCGGGAACGGGCCCGGGCCCTGGCCCTGGCCGTCGACCAGCTCAACCGGTTGCGCCGGCAGCAGGAAGACCTGGCCCTCGGGCAGGCCCTCCAGCGCCTGGAGCGGGGCGAGGGGCTGTACGGCGACGAGGTGATCGCCCTGGCCCACCCGGGCTGGCACCAGGGGGTGCTGGGGATCGTGGCGTCCCGCCTGGTCGACCTGTTCCACCGCCCGGCCCTGGTGGGCCGCCAGCAGGCCGAATGGATCACCGGTTCGGGGCGCAGCATCGCCGGGTTCCACCTGTTCCGGGCGCTGGCGTCTTGCGCCGGGCTCTTTGCCCGCTTCGGCGGCCATGCCCAGGCGGCGGGTTTCACCTTGCCGGCCGCCCGGTGGCGCGAGCTGGGGGAGCGGCTGGCGGCAGAGGCGCGCCGGTCCCTGACCCCGGCCCAGCGGGTGCCGGTGGTGGAGGTGGACGCCGTGGCCCGCCCGGAGGAACTGACCGTGGAGGCCGTCCGCCAGCTGGAGCGGCTGGCCCCCTTCGGGGAAGGCAACCCCGAGCCTGTGATCGCCCTGGCGGATCTGCCGCCCGCCGTGGCCCGGGCGGTGGGGGGCGGCGAGCACCTGCGGCTGGAATGGCCGGGGGGCTGGTCGGCGGTGGCCTTCGGCCTGGGCGAGCTGGCACGCCAGCTGGCCCAGGTGCCCCAGGTGGAGGTGGCCGTGCGGCCGCGGGTCGACGCTTACCGCGGCAACCTGCGGGTCGATCTCCGGGTCCAGGACCTGCGCCCGGCCGAGCCGGCCCGGGCGACGTGGCTGGCCGCCGAGCTGGAGCGGCGGCGGCGGTGGACGGCCGAGCTCTACCCTGACCGCGCGGCCCTGGTGCAGGTCTATACCGCCCTGGAGGAGGTCGCCCGGGGCAGGGAAGGGTTGGCGGTGCCCACCTCAGGGGGCTGGCTCCTGCCCGCGGGGCCTCGGGCTCTTCTGGACGCCCTGGCCGCCCGGCTGCCCCGGTGGCCGCGCCATACCCTGCAGGCGGCCCTGGAGATCCTGCGGGAAGCCGGGGTCCTGGCACCGGCGGGCGGCGGCGGGCCGGGACGGCCACCCGGCGGGCCTGCAGGCGGCCCCCCGCCGGCGCTGCCGCCGGGTGCCGGGCCGGAGGCAGCGGCGGTTGCCGGCGGGGCGTGGGTGCTGGCCCCGCGGGGACAGAAGGCCTTCGACCTCAACCGCAGCCCCCGCTACCGCACCGGCACCCTGCGCCGCCAGGTGCTGGACCGGGTGGCCGCTGCGCTGGCGGCAGGCCGCTGGGGCGAAGCCGAAGAGGTGCTGGCCCAGCCTCTGGCTGTACCGCTCCCTCTGGGATACAATGAACTGATAAGAAACGCCAACGGGCAGCAGGGAAGGATCAACGGGCCGGGCGCAGGGAGCCGGGACGCTCCCGGGGGACAAGAGGCGCCGGGCGGCCGCTGA
- a CDS encoding RelA/SpoT family protein: MAVELQPSVTPDELIRRAGRYLGPEDLDWLRRAFEFGKAAHQGQKRASGQDFIEHPLAVALILADLELDAATLVAALLHDTVEDTEVTLEQVEREFGSEVALLVDGVTKLNQIEWRTRLEEQAENLRKMFLAMARDIRVVLIKLADRLHNMRTLAVVPREKQIAKSRETLEIFAPLAHRLGMSQIQWELEDLALRYLEPERYRELSERIPRKRAEREELAQVIIRTLRAKLAEAGIRADIQGRAKHFYSIYRKMYEQGKDLSQIYDLIAVRVIVDTVKDCYGALGVVHTIWRPLPGRFKDYIATPKSNMYQSLHTTVIGPQGEPFEIQIRTWDMHRTAEYGIAAHWRYKERGRTDKDFDAKLAWLRQVLEWQNDLGDAREFMESLKIDVFSDEVFVFTPKGDVIDLPAGSTPVDFAFRIHTEIGHRCVGAKVNGRIVPLDYRLKNGDIVEILTSKQSSGPSADWLQFVRTSTARSRIRQWLKKQRRDENLERGRLMLEHELRAHGLPVKEVWRKDWLDEVAARYNLPDGEELLVCIGYGGVAAGQVAGRLRDLYRRQGAAREGGEAVPAVPEEVRRARSAPAQGAGVRVGGLDHVLVRFSRCCSPVPGDPIVGYVTRGRGVSIHRADCNMLKASPEAGQRLIDVSWDQVAGQAFPVAVEIDCYDRVGLLSDIAAVVADTRRNILAVRTRTHRDGTATIDLVVEVQNLEQFDHLRRQLERVRDVIRVERVVNR, translated from the coding sequence GTGGCCGTGGAGCTGCAGCCTTCCGTCACACCCGATGAGCTGATCCGCCGGGCCGGGCGGTATCTCGGCCCGGAGGACCTGGACTGGCTGCGCCGCGCCTTCGAGTTCGGGAAGGCGGCCCATCAGGGGCAGAAGCGGGCCTCGGGCCAGGACTTCATCGAGCACCCCCTGGCGGTGGCCCTCATCCTGGCCGACCTGGAGCTGGATGCCGCCACCCTGGTGGCGGCCCTGCTCCATGACACCGTGGAAGACACCGAGGTCACCCTGGAACAGGTGGAGCGGGAGTTCGGCTCCGAGGTGGCCCTTTTGGTGGACGGGGTGACGAAGCTCAACCAGATCGAATGGCGCACCCGCCTGGAAGAGCAGGCGGAGAACCTGCGCAAGATGTTCCTGGCCATGGCCCGGGACATCCGGGTCGTGCTGATCAAGCTGGCCGACCGCCTGCACAACATGCGCACCCTGGCCGTGGTGCCGCGGGAGAAGCAGATCGCCAAGTCGCGGGAGACCCTGGAGATCTTCGCGCCCCTGGCCCACCGCCTCGGCATGTCCCAGATCCAGTGGGAGCTGGAAGACCTGGCCCTGCGCTACCTGGAGCCCGAGCGCTACCGGGAGCTCTCCGAGCGCATCCCCCGCAAGCGGGCGGAGCGGGAAGAGCTGGCCCAGGTGATCATCCGCACCCTGCGCGCCAAGCTGGCCGAGGCCGGCATCCGGGCGGACATCCAGGGGCGGGCCAAGCACTTCTACAGCATCTACCGCAAGATGTACGAGCAGGGCAAGGACCTGTCCCAGATCTACGACCTGATCGCCGTGCGGGTCATCGTGGATACGGTGAAGGACTGCTACGGGGCGCTGGGCGTGGTCCACACCATCTGGCGGCCGCTGCCCGGCCGCTTCAAGGACTACATCGCCACCCCCAAGTCCAACATGTACCAGTCCCTGCACACCACGGTGATCGGGCCCCAGGGCGAGCCCTTCGAGATCCAGATCCGCACCTGGGACATGCACCGCACCGCCGAGTACGGCATCGCCGCCCACTGGCGGTACAAGGAGCGGGGGCGCACCGACAAGGACTTCGACGCCAAGCTGGCCTGGCTGCGCCAGGTGCTGGAGTGGCAGAACGACCTGGGCGACGCCCGGGAGTTCATGGAGTCCCTGAAGATCGACGTCTTTTCCGACGAGGTCTTCGTCTTCACGCCCAAGGGGGACGTGATCGACCTGCCGGCGGGTTCCACCCCGGTGGACTTCGCCTTCCGGATCCACACGGAGATCGGCCACCGCTGCGTGGGCGCCAAGGTCAACGGCCGCATCGTGCCGCTGGACTACCGGCTGAAGAACGGGGACATCGTCGAGATCCTGACCAGCAAGCAATCCAGCGGTCCCAGCGCCGACTGGCTCCAGTTCGTGCGCACCTCCACGGCCCGCAGCCGGATCCGCCAGTGGCTCAAGAAGCAGCGGCGGGACGAGAACCTGGAGCGCGGGCGCCTCATGCTGGAGCACGAGCTCAGGGCCCACGGCCTGCCGGTGAAGGAGGTCTGGCGCAAGGACTGGCTGGATGAGGTGGCCGCCCGCTACAACCTGCCGGACGGCGAGGAGCTGCTGGTATGCATCGGCTACGGCGGGGTGGCGGCGGGCCAGGTGGCGGGCCGCCTGCGGGACCTGTACCGCCGCCAGGGGGCCGCGCGGGAAGGGGGCGAGGCCGTCCCGGCCGTGCCCGAGGAGGTGCGCCGCGCCCGGTCCGCGCCGGCGCAAGGCGCCGGGGTGCGGGTAGGCGGCCTGGACCATGTCCTGGTGCGCTTCTCCCGCTGCTGCAGCCCGGTTCCCGGGGATCCCATCGTGGGCTACGTGACCCGGGGGCGAGGGGTCTCGATCCACCGGGCCGATTGCAATATGCTCAAGGCGAGCCCCGAGGCCGGCCAGCGGCTGATCGACGTCAGCTGGGACCAGGTGGCGGGGCAGGCCTTCCCGGTGGCGGTGGAGATCGACTGCTACGACCGGGTGGGGCTGCTGTCCGACATCGCGGCGGTGGTGGCCGATACGCGGCGCAACATCCTGGCGGTGCGCACCCGCACCCACCGGGACGGCACGGCCACCATCGACCTGGTGGTGGAGGTCCAGAACCTGGAGCAGTTCGACCACCTGCGCCGGCAGCTGGAGCGGGTGCGGGACGTGATCCGGGTGGAGCGGGTGGTCAACCGGTAA
- the dtd gene encoding D-aminoacyl-tRNA deacylase yields the protein MRAVIQRVARASVHTAGQAPRTIGRGVVVLLGVERGDGPADVEWMTEKIANLRIFPGEGAAAGKHFERSLQETEGHVLVVSQFTLLGDCRRGRRPSFSAAAPPGEAEPLYRAVAEALAARGLFVQTGWFGADMQVELVNDGPVTLWLDSRA from the coding sequence ATGCGGGCCGTGATCCAGCGGGTGGCCCGGGCCTCGGTGCACACCGCCGGACAAGCCCCTCGCACCATCGGTCGAGGGGTCGTTGTTTTGCTGGGGGTGGAACGGGGCGACGGGCCGGCCGACGTGGAGTGGATGACCGAGAAGATCGCGAACCTGCGCATCTTTCCCGGCGAGGGCGCGGCGGCCGGGAAGCACTTCGAACGGTCCCTCCAGGAGACGGAGGGCCACGTCCTTGTGGTGTCCCAGTTCACCCTGCTGGGGGATTGCCGGCGGGGGCGGCGGCCTTCCTTCAGCGCCGCCGCGCCCCCCGGGGAGGCCGAGCCCCTCTACCGGGCGGTGGCCGAGGCCCTGGCGGCGCGGGGCCTGTTCGTCCAGACGGGCTGGTTCGGTGCCGACATGCAGGTGGAGCTGGTCAACGACGGGCCGGTGACCTTATGGCTCGACAGCCGGGCGTAG
- the hisS gene encoding histidine--tRNA ligase codes for MERIQRPRGTYDVTPEEAPRWQALEARIRHVAARFGFGELRTPVIEARELFQRTVGETTDIVQKEMYVLTPPGSDRQLVLRPEGTAAAVRAYLENGLHNGPQPVKLFYIQPMFRHERPQAGRYRQHVQFGAEIFGAGEATADAEIIALAMTLFAELGLEGLEVHLNSIGCPACRPRYRQALLEYYRPRAAELCADCRARLETNPLRLLDCKVPADQPHKAGAPRTVDYLCQDCRAHFDELQSALDALGIAYRLDPGLVRGLDYYTRTVFEIKYGGLGAQDTVCGGGRYDGLIELLGGPPTPGVGFGMGLERLLLTLEAAGRPPGARRPLDAYVAVAGQVPRTRVLALVQALRHQGLAVDMDHVGRSLKAQLRAAGRLPVRYAVILGDDEWARGEAAVRELASGQQRRVPLGELAAVLRPAGADAAAETRGSAEVDRA; via the coding sequence TTGGAGCGCATCCAGCGACCCCGAGGCACCTATGACGTGACCCCGGAAGAGGCGCCGCGGTGGCAGGCCCTGGAGGCCCGCATCCGCCACGTGGCCGCCCGCTTCGGCTTCGGCGAGCTGCGCACGCCCGTCATCGAGGCGCGGGAGCTGTTCCAGCGCACGGTGGGCGAGACGACGGACATCGTCCAGAAGGAGATGTACGTGCTGACCCCGCCGGGCAGCGACCGCCAGCTGGTCTTGCGGCCGGAGGGCACGGCGGCGGCGGTGCGGGCCTACCTGGAAAACGGGCTGCACAACGGCCCCCAGCCGGTCAAGCTCTTCTACATCCAGCCCATGTTCCGCCACGAGCGGCCCCAGGCGGGGCGCTACCGCCAGCACGTCCAGTTCGGCGCCGAGATCTTCGGGGCGGGGGAGGCGACGGCCGATGCGGAGATCATCGCACTGGCCATGACCCTCTTCGCGGAGCTGGGGCTGGAGGGCCTGGAGGTGCACCTCAACAGCATCGGCTGCCCTGCCTGCCGGCCCCGTTACCGGCAGGCCCTGCTGGAGTATTACCGGCCCCGGGCGGCGGAGCTGTGCGCCGACTGCCGGGCGCGGCTGGAGACCAACCCGCTGCGCCTGCTGGACTGCAAGGTGCCGGCGGACCAGCCCCACAAGGCCGGGGCGCCCCGCACCGTGGACTACCTGTGCCAAGACTGCCGGGCCCACTTTGACGAGCTGCAGTCGGCGCTGGACGCCCTGGGGATCGCCTACCGGCTGGACCCCGGCCTGGTGCGTGGGCTGGACTACTACACCCGGACCGTCTTCGAGATCAAGTACGGCGGCCTGGGCGCCCAGGACACCGTGTGCGGCGGCGGCCGCTACGATGGCCTGATCGAGCTTTTGGGCGGGCCGCCCACGCCCGGCGTGGGCTTCGGCATGGGCCTGGAGCGCCTCCTGCTCACCCTGGAGGCGGCAGGTCGCCCGCCGGGGGCCCGCCGGCCCCTGGACGCCTACGTGGCGGTGGCGGGCCAGGTACCGCGGACGCGGGTCCTGGCCCTGGTGCAGGCGCTGCGCCACCAGGGCCTGGCCGTGGACATGGACCATGTGGGCCGCAGCCTCAAGGCCCAGCTGCGGGCGGCTGGGCGGCTCCCGGTGCGCTATGCCGTCATCCTGGGGGATGACGAGTGGGCCCGCGGCGAGGCGGCGGTGCGGGAGCTGGCGTCGGGCCAGCAGCGACGGGTGCCCCTGGGGGAGCTGGCCGCGGTCCTGCGGCCTGCCGGGGCGGACGCGGCGGCGGAGACGAGGGGATCGGCGGAGGTGGACCGGGCATGA